The window GATCTACCCATGTCCAGGGTGAAGGTAGGGTAACACCTACTGGAGGCCCGAACCCACGCACGTTGAAAAGTGCGGGGATGAGGTGTGGGTAGCGGAGAAATTCCAATCGAACTTGGAGATAGCTGGTTCTCTCCGAAATAGCTTTAGGGCTAGCCTCACGTTGTAAGAGTCTTGGAGGTAGAGCACTGTTTGGACTAGGGGCCCCCATCGGGTTACCGAATTCAGACAAACTCCGAATGCCAAAGACTTATCCGTGGGAGTCAGACTGCGAGTGATAAGATCCGTAGTCAAAAGGGAAACAGCCCAGACCACCAGCTAAGGTCCCAAAGTATACGTTAAGTGGAAAAGGATGTGGAGTTGCTTAGACAACCAGGATGTTGGCTTAGAAGCAGCCATCATTTAAAGAGTGCGTAATAGCTCACTGGTCGAGTGACTCTGCGCCGAAAATGTACCGGGGCTAAACGTATCACCGAAGCTGTGGGTGGACACCTTATGGTGTCCGCGGTAGGAGAGCGTTCCAAGGGCGTCGAAGCAAGACCGGAAGGACTTGTGGAGCGCTTGGAAGTGAGAATGCCGGTATGAGTAGCGAAAGATGGGTGAGAATCCCATCCACCGAATGCCTAAGGTTTCCTGAGGAAGGCTCGTCCGCTCAGGGTTAGTCGGGACCTAAGCCGAGGCCGAAAGGCGTAGGCGATGGACAACAGGTTGATATTCCTGTACCACCTCTTCATCGTTTGAGCAATGGGGGGACGCAGGAGGATAGGGTAAGCGCACTATTGGACATGTGCGTCTAAGCAGTTAGGCTGGGAAGCAGGCAAATCCACTTCCCGTGAAGGCTGAGCTGTGACAGCGAGGGAAATTTAGTACCGAAGTTCCTGATTCCACACTGCCAAGAAAAGCCTCTAGCGAGATGAAAGGTGCCCGTACCGCAAACCGACACAGGTAGGCGAGGAGAGAATCCTAAGGTGAGCGAGAGAACTCTCGTTAAGGAACTCGGCAAAATGACCCCGTAACTTCGGGAGAAGGGGTGCTCTTTAGGGTTCATAGCCCTGAAGAGCCGCAGTGAATAGGCCCAGGCGACTGTTTAGCAAAAACACAGGTCTCTGCGAAGCCGCAAGGCGAAGTATAGGGGCTGACGCCTGCCCGGTGCTGGAAGGTTAAGAGGAGGGGTTAGCTCACGCGAAGCTCTGAATCGAAGCCCCAGTAAACGGCGGCCGTAACTATAACGGTCCTAAGGTAGCGAAATTCCTTGTCGGGTAAGTTCCGACCCGCACGAAAGGCGTAACGATCTGGGCACTGTCTCAACGAGAGACTCGGTGAAATTATAGTACCTGTGAAGATGCAGGTTACCCGCGACAGGACGGAAAGACCCCGTGGAGCTTTACTGCAGCCTGATATTGAATTTTGGTACAGCTTGTACAGGATAGGTAGGAGCCTGAGAAGCCGGAGCGCCAGCTTCGGTGGAGGCGTCGGTGGGATACTACCCTGGCTGTATTGAAATTCTAACCCGCACCCCTTATCGGGGTGGGAGACAGTGTCAGGCAGGCAGTTTGACTGGGGCGGTCGCCTCCTAAAATGTAACGGAGGCGCCCAAAGGTTCCCTCAGAATGGTTGGAAATCATTCGCAGAGTGTAAAGGCACAAGGGAGCTTGACTGCGAGACCTACAAGTCGAGCAGGGACGAAAGTCGGGCTTAGTGATCCGGTGGTTCCGCATGGAAGGGCCATCGCTCAACGGATAAAAGCTACCCCGGGGATAACAGGCTTATCTCCCCCAAGAGTCCACATCGACGGGGAGGTTTGGCACCTCGATGTCGGCTCATCGCATCCTGGGGCTGTAGTCGGTCCCAAGGGTTGGGCTGTTCGCCCATTAAAGCGGTACGCGAGCTGGGTTCAGAACGTCGTGAGACAGTTCGGTCCCTATCCGTCGTGGGCGCAGGAAATTTGAGAGGAGCTGTCCTTAGTACGAGAGGACCGGGATGGACGCACCGCTGGTGTACCAGTTGTCTTGCCAAAGGCATCGCTGGGTAGCTATGTGCGGACGGGATAAGTGCTGAAAGCATCTAAGCATGAAGCCCCCCTCAAGATGAGATTTCCCATTCGCAAGAAGTAAGATCCCTGAAAGATGATCAGGTTGATAGGTCAGAGGTGGAAGCGCGGCGACGTGTGGAGCTGACTGATACTAATAGATCGAGGACTTAACCATATTTGATTACTTGATGTTCTTCTGATTCTTCCTTTACGATTACCCAGTTTTGAGGGAATAAATTTCCCCTTGAAAAAAATCAAAAAGACATTATAATAATATATGTCTTCATTGTCTGGCGACTATGGCGAGAAGGTCACACCCGTTCCCATCCCGAACACGGAAGTTAAGCTTCTCAGCGCCGATGGTAGTTGGGGCGTAAGCCCCTGTGAGAGTAGGACGTTGCCAGGCAAGATGGAGGATTAGCTCAGCTGGGAGAGCATCTGCCTTACAAGCAGAGGGTCGGCGGTTCGATCCCGTCATCCTCCACCATTTATGCCGGTTTAGCTCAATTGGTAGAGCAACTGACTTGTAATCAGTAGGTTGGGGGTTCAAGTCCTCTAGCCGGCACCTTTTCGAGCCGTTACTATTTGTTTTAGAGTAACATTTTGTTTAGAGCCATTAGCTCAGTTGGTAGAGCATCTGACTTTTAATCAGAGGGTCGAAGGTTCGAGTCCTTCATGGCTCACCATTTTAATATGCGGGTGTGGCGGAATTGGCAGACGCACCAGACTTAGGATCTGGCGCCGCGAGGCGTGGGGGTTCGACTCCCTTCACCCGCACTTTATTCACGCGGAAGTAGTTCAGTGGTAGAACACCACCTTGCCAAGGTGGGGGTCGCGGGTTCGAATCCCGTCTTCCGCTCCAAGATATATGCCGGGGTGGCGGAACTGGCAGACGCACAGGACTTAAAATCCTGCGGTAGGTGACTACCGTACCGGTTCGATTCCGGTCCTCGGCATTTCTTTTTTAAATATGCGCCCGTAGCTCAATTGGATAGAGCGTCTGACTACGGATCAGAAGGTTATGGGTTCGACTCCTTTCGGGCGCGCCATCATTATCGGGAAGTAGCTCAGCTTGGTAGAGCACTTGGTTTGGGACCAAGGGGTCGCAGGTTCGAATCCTGTCTTCCCGACCAGCAGAATTTATTTAATGGGGGATTAGCTCAGCTGGGAGAGCGCCTGCCTTGCACGCAGGAGGTCAGCGGTTCGATCCCGCTATCCTCCACCATTAATATTTAATTAAACATATGGCGGTGTAGCTCAGCTGGCTAGAGCGTACGGTTCATACCCGTAAGGTCGGGGGTTCGATCCCCTCCGCCGCTACCATTCTTTACAAGGACCTTTAGCTCAGCTGGTTAGAGCAACGAGCAAGGCTTCATTGATTTAACTGCGAGTTGTACTCATCGAGCTGCTACTTGAATAAGCTTTCTGAGATGAGGACAGACGGTTAAAAGAAGATTACTGGTATTAATTTTAACTATGGACCTTTAGCTCAGCTGGTTAGAGCAGACGGCTCATAACCGTCCGGTCGTAGGTTCGAGTCCTACAAGGTCCACCTGATTTATTATAAATGGAGGAATACCCAAGTCTGGCTGAAGGGATCGGTCTTGAAAACCGACAGGCGGGTTAAACCGCGCGGGGGTTCGAATCCCTCTTCCTCCGCCATTTATTTTTCTGAGTTGGTCAGTCGATGCTTTCTTAGGGCATAGACAAAACTTTATACTTTTTATCGTCGCGGGGTGGAGCAGTCCGGTAGCTCGTCGGGCTCATAACCCGAAGGTCGCAGGTTCAAATCCTGCCCCCGCAATTCGGTCTGGTAGTTCAGTTGGTTAGAATGCCTGCCTGTCACGCAGGAGGTCGCGGGTTCGAGTCCCGTCCAGACCGCCATTTTTTATGGCTCAGTAGCTCAGTCGGTAGAGCAATGGACTGAAAATCCATGTGTCGGCGGTTCGATTCCGTCCTGAGCCACCATTACATTTTGATAATGGCGATTGTGGCGAAGTGGTTAACGCACCTGATTGTGGTTCAGGCATTCGTGGGTTCGATTCCCATCAGTCGCCCCATTCATAACTTAATATGCGGGTGTAGTTTAATGGTAAAACTCCAGCCTTCCAAGCTGATGTCGTGGGTTCGATTCCCATCACCCGCTCCATATGTGGGCCTATAGCTCAGCTGGTTAGAGCGCACGCCTGATAAGCGTGAGGTCGATGGTTCGAGTCCATTTAGGCCCACCATTTTTGTGTGAAAAAATTAAAATTCATGATATTTATTATTCCGCAGTAGCTCAGTGGTAGAGCAATCGGCTGTTAACCGATCGGTCGTAGGTTCGAGTCCTACCTGCGGAGCCATTTGGGGAAGTACTCAAGAGGCTGAAGAGGCGCCCCTGCTAAGGGTGTAGGTCGGGTAACCGGCGCGAGGGTTCAAATCCCTCCTTCTCCGTTCCTTATGGCCCCTTGGTCAAGCGGTTAAGACACCGCCCTTTCACGGCGGTAACACGGGTTCGAATCCCGTAGGGGTCATCCTGAAAAGGCTGCAGACATTTTGTCTGCAGCCTTTTTTCTATATTTAAGAAGCTTTTTTGCGACTGAGGATAACCTTTTTATCCTCATTTCTACGTCTAGCTCCACAAAGGAATGCTTCCCTCGACATTGCACAGCATGAAATTAAACGTACAAAAACTTCAGACCTTCTCCATGTGATAAAGTCATTCACGAAAGCGCTTAGTGCTCCTGCGCTAAAGCGATTCTTGGATAACATATCTTCAGCTCGTCGCAAAGCCCGCGAAGCTTTATGAAGATGCTGCTTCATTGAGTGATGCAGGGTAATTGCTTTCGCATTTTAATTACTCCCCACAACTTGCCTGATGCGAGAAAAAGACGACGCACCAGGAAAAGCTGCGCAAACTTCACTTTAACAAAACTCCTGTTTCTTCTCTTAAATAAGTCTCTTATTTTCAGAAATTTTTTAAAAAATTTTAACAAATAGGATTAGTTTCTATTAAATTTGGGTATCTAATTAAAATCTAATAGTATTGTCCCCCTGGTTTACCTGGATACTTCTTGCTCGTTAAACCCAGTCCTTATGTAGGTTACATACCTTTTCCCCGTTTGGCAGTCATTAAGTTGCCATATTTCGTTCGACATATCAAAGGGAAATTTGTCTGTTAGTGGTATAAAGTTTATCATTTAATCCGCTTTAGGGTTGGATTGATAGACTTTTTAAAGGTTTATCACCTTTTTTGTCAAAATAGAACGGATTTTTTTTAAAGGGATATTGGTTAAACAAACGAATTATAGAGCGGAATAGGAATATTCTTTTCAAAGGGGAAAAGAGTATCACAACAAAAACGGTGAAACTTGAAAAATAGTTTAGGCCCTAGCATTTCGCCTATCGTAAGTTGTGGGGTATGGGGGATTAACGGTTCCAATCTTTAAAAATCCGGGCGGCCAGAAAAAAGCCTTTTGAGGTGTAGGGGATACCTCAGATTCAGGCTTTATTTATTAATGTCCGGATTAAGAGAGGAGCGGCTGGATGGAGAAGAAAAAATGTGTGGCAATGCTTCTGGCTGGAGGCCAGGGAACAAGGCTAAAGCAATTGACTGAGACCATAGCAAAGCCTGCAGTCCCTTTTGGAGGCAAATATAGAATTATTGATTTTACCTTAAGTAATTGTACTAATTCTGGTATTGATACCGTAGGGGTTCTTACCCAATACCAACCTATGCTTTTAAATTCTTATATTGGAATTGGAAGTGCATGGGACCTCGATAGAACGGATGGCGGGGTTACTGTATTGCCTCCATTTAGCGAATCTGCGGATGTTAAATGGTACACAGGAACTGCATGTGCTGTTTATCAAAATCTCAATTATTTAAGGCAGTATGACCCGGAATATGTACTGATTCTTTCCGGCGACCACATTTATAAGATGAACTATGAAGATATGCTGCAATACCATATTGCAAGAAACGCCGATGTAACCATATCTGTAGTTGAAGTTCCAAGAGCAGAGGCAAGCCGGTTCGGAATTATGAATACCGGGTCAGATATGCAGGTTCTAGAATTTGAAGAGAAGCCTGAAAATCCAAAAAGCACTCTAGCATCCATGGGCATTTATATTTTTAACTGGGAAGTCCTTAAAAATTCCCTGGAGTCGGATTATAGTAATCCAAACTCGAGCCATGACTTTGGCAAGGATATAATCCCTAGCCTGGTTAAGGGGCAGGAACAGGTATATGCCTATCCTTTTAGCGGCTATTGGAAGGATGTAGGCACAGTCGAGAGCCTATGGGAAGCGAATATGGATCTTCTTGATGAAAATTGCCCGCTTGATTTATTTGATCATGGCTGGAGAATCTATTCTGTTAATCCAAATCAGCCTCCGCAGTTCATATCT is drawn from Bacillus sp. FJAT-18017 and contains these coding sequences:
- a CDS encoding glucose-1-phosphate adenylyltransferase — protein: MEKKKCVAMLLAGGQGTRLKQLTETIAKPAVPFGGKYRIIDFTLSNCTNSGIDTVGVLTQYQPMLLNSYIGIGSAWDLDRTDGGVTVLPPFSESADVKWYTGTACAVYQNLNYLRQYDPEYVLILSGDHIYKMNYEDMLQYHIARNADVTISVVEVPRAEASRFGIMNTGSDMQVLEFEEKPENPKSTLASMGIYIFNWEVLKNSLESDYSNPNSSHDFGKDIIPSLVKGQEQVYAYPFSGYWKDVGTVESLWEANMDLLDENCPLDLFDHGWRIYSVNPNQPPQFISSDATIMESLINEGCTIEGDIVRSVVFQGVSVGNGAYIKDSVIMPEAIIGKNTSIERAIVPANMKVPDGMVICPEPGKIVLVDEKLCQEYNLAK